In Granulicatella elegans, one genomic interval encodes:
- a CDS encoding lactonase family protein produces the protein MIEKFFLGTYTKRVSKGIYSVLLDIEKKQFSNLTLEAEIENPTYLALNADRSLLAAVSKEESGGITVFNTQQAETLTKISHYHDTTAVPCYIAFNKESNHLLAANYHEGHVSSYQFDAAVTLADRVIHPSLEDKQPHVHYTNYTPDEKWIVVCDLGSDLVATYQQDGEKLQRVATYYSRKGAGPRHLAFHPTLPIAYVICELNASIEVLAYDVETGSFTFIEQYLLTTEEQQAWGGAIHLTKDGKFLYASNRGYDRIYVFQIQEDTGLLTFVADYDTYGSVPRDFHLSEDERFIVIGHQESDNLTLYERDSKTGTLTLCQKDFFAPEVVCVIPS, from the coding sequence ATGATTGAAAAGTTCTTTCTAGGAACTTATACAAAACGTGTCAGTAAAGGAATATATTCTGTTCTATTAGATATTGAAAAAAAACAATTCTCAAATCTGACTTTAGAAGCAGAAATCGAAAATCCCACTTATCTAGCATTAAATGCTGACCGTTCACTACTCGCAGCAGTTTCAAAAGAAGAAAGTGGTGGAATTACAGTATTTAATACACAACAAGCAGAGACTTTAACAAAAATTTCTCACTATCATGATACAACAGCTGTTCCTTGTTATATTGCCTTTAATAAAGAATCCAATCATTTATTAGCAGCTAATTATCACGAAGGACATGTTTCTTCTTACCAATTTGATGCAGCAGTAACATTGGCGGACCGTGTCATCCATCCTTCTCTTGAAGATAAACAGCCTCATGTTCATTATACCAACTATACTCCTGATGAAAAATGGATTGTGGTCTGTGATTTAGGAAGTGACCTTGTAGCTACTTATCAACAAGATGGAGAGAAACTTCAACGTGTTGCTACCTATTATAGTAGAAAAGGAGCAGGTCCTCGTCATTTAGCTTTCCATCCAACTCTTCCAATTGCGTATGTAATTTGCGAATTGAATGCTAGTATTGAAGTGTTAGCCTATGACGTTGAAACAGGCAGCTTTACATTTATTGAACAATACTTATTAACAACAGAAGAACAACAAGCTTGGGGTGGTGCTATTCATTTAACAAAAGATGGAAAATTCCTATACGCTAGCAATCGTGGTTATGATCGTATTTATGTTTTCCAAATTCAAGAAGACACAGGATTGTTAACATTTGTAGCCGATTACGATACTTATGGAAGTGTCCCACGAGATTTCCATCTAAGTGAGGACGAACGCTTTATCGTTATTGGACATCAAGAATCCGACAATTTAACGCTTTATGAACGTGACAGCAAAACAGGAACATTAACACTTTGTCAAAAAGACTTCTTCGCACCAGAAGTTGTTTGCGTGATACCGAGTTAG
- a CDS encoding PTS sugar transporter subunit IIA, which produces MFGFFKKKAKKEITPELELFAVAEGEVVAITEINDPVFSQKFMGDGYAVLPTNGVITSPVTGEVINVFPTKHAVGIKTDNGVEVLLHMGIDTVELQGAPFDTVVTVGQRVNQNTVISTVDLEAVKAAGKDTPMIVALTNMDKIASLSITTGNASASSKIGEATVNL; this is translated from the coding sequence ATGTTTGGATTTTTTAAAAAGAAAGCAAAAAAAGAAATTACTCCTGAATTAGAATTATTTGCAGTAGCAGAAGGAGAAGTAGTGGCTATTACAGAAATTAATGACCCAGTATTTTCTCAAAAATTCATGGGAGATGGATATGCTGTATTACCAACGAATGGTGTGATTACTTCACCAGTAACAGGGGAAGTGATTAATGTTTTCCCAACGAAACATGCTGTAGGAATTAAAACAGATAATGGTGTAGAAGTGTTATTACATATGGGGATTGATACAGTGGAATTACAAGGTGCGCCTTTTGATACAGTTGTAACTGTGGGCCAACGTGTAAATCAAAATACAGTGATTTCTACTGTAGACTTAGAAGCTGTAAAAGCAGCTGGTAAAGATACTCCTATGATTGTAGCTTTAACAAATATGGATAAAATTGCAAGCTTATCAATTACAACAGGAAATGCATCAGCATCTTCTAAAATTGGTGAAGCAACAGTTAACTTATAA
- a CDS encoding undecaprenyl-diphosphate phosphatase — translation MIEIIKTIILGIIEGVTEWLPISSTGHLILANEILQLDVSPKFQDMFNVVIQLGAIFAVVILYFNKLNPFEGKKNRKEFLATIELWKKVIIGCIPAIVGGLLLNDFMDEYFNKAIVIATTLIVYGIAFIVIERRHKTVEPRIHSFEELDYVTAIKIGLFQTLALIPGTSRSGSTILGGLLVGTNRFVATEFSFFMSIPIMFGASGLKLLKFGFHYTSAELIILLVGSVVSFFVSLIVIKFLLSYLKRNDFQAFGWYRIILGIIVLASSFFLK, via the coding sequence ATGATAGAAATCATTAAAACAATAATTTTAGGAATTATTGAAGGGGTAACAGAATGGCTACCCATTAGTAGTACAGGACACTTAATTTTAGCAAATGAAATTTTACAATTAGATGTGAGTCCAAAGTTTCAAGATATGTTTAATGTAGTCATCCAACTTGGCGCAATATTTGCTGTTGTGATTTTATACTTTAACAAATTAAATCCATTTGAAGGTAAAAAAAATCGCAAAGAATTTTTAGCGACGATTGAATTATGGAAAAAAGTGATTATCGGTTGTATTCCTGCCATCGTTGGAGGATTATTATTAAATGACTTTATGGATGAATACTTTAATAAAGCAATCGTCATTGCAACAACTTTAATTGTTTACGGGATTGCATTTATTGTTATCGAGCGTCGTCATAAAACAGTGGAGCCTCGTATTCATTCATTTGAAGAACTTGATTATGTAACAGCCATTAAGATTGGTTTATTCCAAACTCTAGCGTTAATCCCAGGAACTTCTCGTTCAGGTTCTACCATTTTAGGGGGATTATTAGTTGGAACCAATCGTTTCGTAGCTACAGAATTTTCTTTCTTTATGAGTATTCCAATTATGTTTGGTGCTAGTGGACTCAAATTATTAAAATTTGGATTCCACTATACAAGCGCAGAATTGATTATTTTATTAGTCGGATCCGTAGTTTCTTTCTTCGTTTCACTAATTGTGATCAAGTTCTTATTGAGCTATTTAAAACGGAACGACTTCCAAGCATTTGGTTGGTATCGTATCATTCTAGGGATTATCGTATTAGCTAGTTCATTTTTCCTTAAATAA
- a CDS encoding RidA family protein, with the protein MKKIIHTDKAPAAIGPYSQGVLCSGNFLYVSGQLPIVPETGEFVGEDIVSQTHQSLKNIQAILDQAGMTLENVVSTTIYLSDIAHFQQMNEVYATYFKENCPARAAFQVAALPKNALVEIQAVACQ; encoded by the coding sequence ATGAAAAAAATTATTCATACAGATAAAGCACCAGCAGCAATTGGACCTTATTCGCAAGGAGTATTATGTTCAGGAAATTTCTTGTACGTTTCAGGTCAGTTGCCAATCGTACCAGAAACAGGAGAATTTGTAGGGGAAGATATTGTTAGCCAAACACATCAATCATTGAAAAATATTCAAGCGATTTTAGATCAAGCTGGAATGACTTTAGAAAATGTTGTTAGTACGACGATTTATTTAAGTGATATTGCTCATTTCCAACAAATGAATGAAGTGTATGCGACTTATTTCAAAGAAAATTGCCCAGCACGTGCCGCTTTCCAAGTAGCAGCATTACCAAAGAACGCACTAGTAGAAATCCAAGCGGTCGCTTGTCAATAA
- a CDS encoding MalY/PatB family protein — MNEMKYDFTTEINRHGKDAMAVDGLGLIPGKAPNPPKEGFDVIPMWIADMNFATVPTVIQAMKERLEHPIFGYFMQPKEYDNAIIRWHQFHHQVEGLTAKHIGYHNSVLGGVVSALTSFASPGDSILVHSPTYGGFTEVLKNNGFNIVLSPLVKDEEGVYRIDYKDMEAKIRKHHIHVSVFCSPHNPTGRVWNREELEKVMAIYQKHDVTVISDEIWSDLVMPGVKHIPTQSVSEDAKNRTISFYAPSKTFNLAGLVAAYHIIYSDLLRDRVNAKGSKSHYNVMNVLSMHALMGAYQPEGYEWLEELRQVLYQNMTYVCDYIRNQFEGVSVTNSEGTYVIFIDCKEYLEKNGITIDELQKRGSDVGVAWQDGRIFNGPTHIRLNVALPFTRIQEACERMKKYVFI; from the coding sequence ATGAATGAGATGAAATATGATTTTACAACAGAGATAAACCGTCATGGGAAAGATGCGATGGCTGTTGATGGGTTAGGTTTAATTCCAGGAAAAGCACCAAATCCACCTAAAGAAGGATTCGATGTGATTCCGATGTGGATTGCAGATATGAATTTTGCAACAGTTCCAACAGTGATTCAAGCGATGAAAGAACGATTAGAGCATCCGATTTTTGGTTATTTCATGCAACCAAAAGAATATGATAATGCCATTATTCGTTGGCACCAATTTCACCATCAAGTGGAAGGATTAACTGCAAAACATATTGGATATCATAATAGTGTGCTAGGAGGAGTAGTTTCAGCATTAACTTCTTTTGCGTCGCCAGGAGACTCTATCTTAGTTCATAGTCCAACTTATGGAGGGTTTACAGAAGTTTTAAAAAATAATGGGTTTAATATTGTACTAAGCCCATTAGTGAAAGATGAAGAAGGTGTTTACCGTATTGATTATAAAGATATGGAAGCAAAAATTCGTAAACATCATATCCATGTATCTGTTTTCTGTTCACCACATAATCCAACTGGTCGTGTTTGGAATCGTGAAGAATTAGAAAAAGTAATGGCGATTTATCAAAAACATGATGTAACGGTCATTTCTGATGAGATTTGGTCGGATTTAGTGATGCCGGGAGTGAAACATATTCCAACACAAAGTGTCTCTGAAGATGCCAAGAACCGAACGATTTCATTTTATGCACCAAGTAAGACATTTAATTTAGCTGGTTTAGTAGCTGCCTATCATATTATTTATAGTGATTTATTAAGAGATAGAGTGAATGCAAAAGGAAGCAAATCTCATTATAATGTGATGAATGTGTTATCGATGCACGCTTTAATGGGAGCGTACCAACCAGAAGGATATGAGTGGTTGGAAGAATTAAGACAAGTATTGTATCAAAATATGACCTATGTTTGTGACTATATTCGTAATCAGTTTGAAGGAGTATCTGTGACAAATTCAGAAGGAACCTATGTGATTTTTATCGATTGTAAAGAATATTTAGAAAAAAATGGTATTACGATTGATGAATTACAAAAACGAGGATCAGATGTGGGTGTGGCTTGGCAAGATGGACGAATCTTCAATGGCCCAACTCATATTCGGTTAAATGTAGCATTACCATTTACAAGAATTCAAGAAGCTTGTGAACGAATGAAAAAATATGTATTTATTTAA
- a CDS encoding CBS and ACT domain-containing protein: MEVKDYMSTNLITVEPTTTVMKALDLMKEHDVHRLPVVEGDKLVGLLTAELVAQNSPSMATSLSVHELNYLLNKTTAKDIMLKQVITVKPTAVLEEAASIMRQQGIGVLPVLESRGNLVGIITDKDIMDAFIDISGYNTPGSRLFIEINEDKPGPLENISNVLRDHNVNVDTISVYHRDGKVQVVLHVDSENPDEVADFIAQRGYRIISAMKK, encoded by the coding sequence ATGGAAGTAAAAGATTATATGTCAACAAACTTAATAACTGTTGAACCAACAACAACTGTTATGAAAGCATTAGATTTAATGAAAGAACATGATGTGCATCGTCTTCCAGTCGTTGAAGGAGACAAATTAGTAGGATTATTAACAGCTGAATTAGTCGCTCAAAACTCACCTTCAATGGCAACAAGTTTAAGTGTGCATGAATTAAATTACTTATTAAATAAAACAACTGCTAAAGATATTATGTTGAAACAAGTCATTACGGTAAAACCAACAGCTGTCTTAGAAGAAGCTGCTTCTATTATGAGACAACAAGGAATTGGCGTTTTACCAGTTCTTGAATCAAGAGGAAACTTAGTAGGAATTATTACAGACAAAGATATTATGGATGCATTCATTGATATTTCAGGGTATAACACTCCAGGTTCTCGTTTATTTATCGAAATTAATGAAGACAAACCTGGTCCATTAGAAAATATCTCAAATGTTTTACGTGATCATAATGTCAATGTAGATACCATTTCTGTATATCACCGTGACGGAAAAGTGCAAGTAGTACTTCATGTGGATTCTGAAAATCCTGATGAAGTAGCAGACTTTATCGCACAACGAGGATATCGTATTATTTCAGCAATGAAGAAATAG
- a CDS encoding ABC transporter ATP-binding protein, with protein MLEVKDLSVHYGMIQAVKDVSFTVNEGEIVSLIGANGAGKSTILKTLSGLVRPSAGMIEYLGQDITKLPAKKIVSLGLAQVPEGRHVFRGLSVKENLDLGAFLRNDKEGIQKDMKAIFERFPILEERKNQDAATLSGGEQQMLAMGRALMTCPKLLLLDEPSMGLAPIFIKEIFDIIQEIQKQGTTVLLIEQNAKMALSIASRGYVLETGSVVLSGTGKELLESEDVQKAYLGG; from the coding sequence ATGTTAGAAGTAAAAGATTTAAGTGTACATTATGGCATGATTCAAGCCGTTAAAGATGTAAGCTTTACTGTTAATGAAGGAGAAATTGTTTCTCTAATCGGTGCTAATGGTGCTGGAAAATCAACCATTTTAAAAACTTTATCAGGTTTGGTACGTCCAAGTGCTGGAATGATTGAATATTTAGGTCAAGATATTACAAAATTACCTGCGAAAAAAATTGTTTCTTTAGGTTTAGCACAAGTTCCAGAAGGGCGTCACGTATTTAGAGGACTTTCTGTAAAAGAAAACCTTGATTTAGGAGCATTTTTAAGAAATGATAAAGAGGGAATTCAAAAAGATATGAAAGCCATCTTTGAGAGATTCCCAATTTTAGAAGAACGTAAAAATCAAGATGCTGCAACCTTATCTGGTGGGGAACAACAAATGTTAGCAATGGGACGTGCTTTAATGACTTGTCCAAAATTATTGTTATTAGATGAACCATCAATGGGATTAGCACCAATTTTCATTAAAGAAATCTTCGATATCATTCAAGAGATTCAAAAACAAGGAACTACTGTTTTACTAATTGAACAAAATGCGAAAATGGCATTATCAATTGCGTCAAGAGGGTATGTATTAGAAACAGGCTCTGTGGTATTATCAGGTACAGGTAAGGAATTACTTGAAAGTGAAGATGTTCAAAAAGCATATTTAGGGGGATAA
- a CDS encoding ABC transporter ATP-binding protein gives MSLLEVKGLTKNFGGLSAVSNVSLKAEKGELIGLIGPNGAGKTTFFNLLTGVYVPTEGTIELETENGKTLLNGIAPNKITELGLARTFQNIRLFKDLTVLENVMVAMHAHKGNSLFSSLFRTKAYYETEKMMKEEALELLKIFNLESFAQEKAKNLAYGQQRELEIVRALATKPKILFLDEPAAGMNPQETATLTKLIAQIQEQFGLTVVLIEHDMSLVMEICQHLYVLEYGRLLAHGTPEEIKKNPDVIRAYLGGE, from the coding sequence ATGAGTTTATTAGAAGTAAAAGGTTTAACAAAAAATTTTGGTGGATTATCAGCTGTTTCAAATGTTTCTCTTAAAGCTGAAAAAGGAGAATTAATTGGATTAATTGGACCAAATGGTGCTGGTAAAACAACATTCTTCAACCTTTTAACAGGGGTATACGTTCCAACAGAAGGGACAATTGAATTAGAAACTGAAAATGGTAAAACATTATTAAACGGAATTGCACCTAATAAAATTACAGAATTAGGACTAGCACGTACTTTTCAAAATATTCGTTTATTTAAAGATTTAACGGTATTAGAAAATGTAATGGTTGCGATGCATGCGCATAAAGGGAATTCATTATTCTCAAGTTTATTCAGAACAAAAGCTTATTATGAAACAGAAAAAATGATGAAAGAAGAAGCCTTAGAATTATTAAAAATCTTCAACTTAGAATCATTTGCACAAGAAAAAGCCAAAAACTTAGCTTATGGACAACAACGTGAATTAGAAATCGTTCGTGCCTTAGCAACAAAACCAAAAATTTTATTCTTAGATGAACCTGCTGCAGGAATGAACCCACAAGAAACAGCAACTTTAACAAAATTAATTGCGCAAATCCAAGAACAATTTGGACTAACAGTCGTTTTAATTGAACACGATATGTCATTAGTAATGGAAATTTGCCAACATTTATATGTATTAGAATATGGAAGATTATTAGCACATGGAACACCAGAAGAAATTAAGAAAAATCCTGATGTTATTCGTGCTTACTTAGGAGGAGAGTAA